The Nitrospirota bacterium nucleotide sequence CAGATTCCGTCGCTGGCGGAAACCCCGGTGCTGTTCTTGGGTTCCCATTACGCGCTGCCGCTCGAATTTTACGACCCCTCGGTGGGTCTGGTTGAAACCCTCAAAAAACCCGTTTCCGCCGACGCGCTGGGTCCGGTGGTGGCTTCGCTGCTGGCGCGCCAGGTGGCGCGCCAGCGACTTATGGCGCATGCGTTGAGAGGTTCGCTGCCGATTACCGACGCCTCGTTGGTCGATCTGTGCCAGGTGCTGGCCCGTCGCTCGGTAACGGGTGTGTTACGACTCATTGCCCCCGAGCGGTCGGCGGAGTTGGTGTGGTCCGGCGGCGCCCTCGTGGACGCCACGGCCGACCGGATGCGGGGCGACGAAGCGGTGTACGCCGCGTTCGGGATGCCGGCAAGCGACCTGAGCGCCACGGTGGATCCCCCACCCGCGGTTCCTCCGCAGCAGTACGTGACCCGACCACTACCCGACCTGCTCGCCGAGGCCGTACGACGGGCCCGCTCGCTCAGCGACCCGGAGCGTTCGCAACCTGAAGAGCCGACGCGAGGGGAACGAGACGAAGACTTCCTTGCGCGCCTCGCCGCAACCGGTTTGATCCGGCGAACCGCCGTTTCCGCGCCTTGAAACGACTGGCGCTGATCGGGGGCGGCCAGGAAGGCTTGGAGACGCTTGCCCACGCCGTCCGGCAGGAGCGAACCACGGTGGCGCTGATCGTTGATCCTGACCCCGGGGCCCTGGTGTTCCGACTCGGCGCCTACGGGTACGAATTCGGGGAGAGCGTGCGAATTCCGCTGGCCCATACCGTCGACGCCATCCGCGACGCCATGCCGGTTGACCTCGCGGTCGACGCCACGTCGGTGCGGTCGATCCGCCGGGCCGTGGCGCAC carries:
- a CDS encoding response regulator; this encodes MDSNVRLLTAMSERLSHLGYEVATATRVHDAVLKGIVVPPDLLVCDVMMPELNGWEVKRLVVQIPSLAETPVLFLGSHYALPLEFYDPSVGLVETLKKPVSADALGPVVASLLARQVARQRLMAHALRGSLPITDASLVDLCQVLARRSVTGVLRLIAPERSAELVWSGGALVDATADRMRGDEAVYAAFGMPASDLSATVDPPPAVPPQQYVTRPLPDLLAEAVRRARSLSDPERSQPEEPTRGERDEDFLARLAATGLIRRTAVSAP